The following nucleotide sequence is from Nitrosopumilus adriaticus.
TTGCAATGCCAGTTGAGCCATACCAACACCATTTGTAAGCCATGAAGATTGAATGTGTGGAATTAATCCATCAAACACTAGTCTTGATATTGCAATCATTTTCAATAGTTGAATTCCACCAGTACCATATTCTACCAAACCTTCTTCGTGCATCAAAGTATTGTTTGGCTCAAAATTCCATGGGATAAATGCCATAAAGCCATTAGTTTTTTCTTGTAATTTTACAATTTTGTAAAAGTGCTCAACAACATCACTTTTCTTTTCTACATGTCCATACATCATTGTAGCAGAAGCTGGAATACCAAGTGAGTGTGCCTCATCCATTATTCTAATCCAATCATCACTGGATATTTTCTTGGGGCTAATGATTTCTTTAACAGAATCAGTTAAGATTTCAGCACCAGCTCCAGGAATTGATTGCAATCCAGCATCTTTTAGTCGGGATAAGATTTCTTTAGTGGAAGATTTTTCAACTCTTGCAATCATGTCAATTTCAGATGTTGACAAGCCATGAACACCAACTGTTGGGAATTTCTCTCGAATCATTCTAAATGCGTCTTCATAATATTCAATCTTCAAATTTGGGTTATGGCCACCCTGAATCAAAACTTGGCGGATCTTAAACATATCATAAGAGGTTTTAACTCTAGTTTCAATTTCATCAAGTGTTAATGTGTATGAATCATCAGCACCAGGTGATCTATAAAATGCACAAAATTTACAATCAGTGATACAGACATTAGTATAATTCAAAATAATATTATTTACAAAAGAAGCCTTTTTGCCAAATTGTTTTCTTGTTAGATGACCTGCTGCAAGACCCATTAAATGAACATCATCAGACTCTAAGAGTCTCAAGCAATCCTCAGGACCAGGACGTTGGCCATTTAGAGAATTTTCCAAAATATCTTTAATGTCGCTTTTTTGAATTTGTTCAGTAGTCTGACTCAATTGTTGTCTATCCTTTGTATTTTCTATTTAATCCTTGATAGAAATAATGAATACACTCAATGAGTAATTTGTGCTCAATTTAAAAAATACATGATTTACGAGTCACGTTATTTTTAAGTAGGGCACAAAAAGCAGATCAACGCATGGTATCAGGCAATCAAATCAGATTAAATCGAATTCTTCGAAAAGGAAGAATGTTATGTATCCCAATGGATCACGGTATTTCAAATGGGCCAATTGAAGGTCTAGAAGATCCAGTATCTACAATTTACAAATGTGAGGGCCATGGTCTTACCAGTGTAATTATCAATAAAGGAATTCTCAAAGCATTACCAAAGCCAACCAAAGTTGGAGTTTTAGTTCATTTCTCTAGTAGCACATCATTATCGTTATCACCTAACCGAAAAATGCTTACTGGAACAGTAAAGGAAGCAGTTGCGATGGGTGCTGATGGAGTTTCATTGCACATCAATATTGGAGGCAAGGAAGAGCCAGAGATGCTAGAACAATTAGGAATGACTGCAGACCAATGTCACAAGTGGGGAATGCCACTTTTAGCAATGATGTATCCAAGAGGGGAAAATATCAAAGATCCACATGAACCTGAAATTGTAGGTCATGTTGCAAGAATTGGGGCAGAATGTGGCGCAGACATTGTAAAGACACTATACACTGGCGACATTGATTCATTTGCAAAAATCGTAAAAAGTACTCCAGTACCAATTGTAATTGCAGGTGGACCCAAAGCAAAAACAGATTTAGATATTCTTCAAATGACAGAAGATGCCATGACTGCAGGAGCTAAAGGAGTTACATATGGTAGAAACATCTTTGCACATAAAACACCTGAAAAAATAGTTGAGGCATTAGCTGATATAATTTTTAGAAAAGTAACTGCAAAGGAAGCAATGAAGAAAATTGAGTAAAAATAGAGAATTAATTATTTCACCCAAAGTCTCACAAACACAGCTAGCTAAATTTCTTCCACAGTTAGAATCAGAAGGAATCAAAATGTTGTATATCGATCCAAAAAAATTAGGAAAGAAGAAAACAAAAATTAAAACAGTTTACCCTTCAAATGCATCAAACTTTGTAGTTCTTGAAAAAGAAGGAATGGTAAAACCAAAAGGCAAGAAAGTAGGCATGAAGTTTCAAGTATTATCAAATTCAGATATTGATCATATCCTTACTGTTGCAAAGAAAGGATTAGACTTTGTCATTGTAGAAGTGAAAGATTGGAAAATAATTCCTTTAGAAAACATTATTGCAAAACTCCACAAAATTCACACACAGATTTTTGCAATAGCAAAAACTCCTGAGGAGGTAAGAAAGATGTTCTCAATTTTAGAAGTAGGGGTAGATGGAGTTATTTTCAACACAGATTCAATTAACGAGGTTAGAGAGGCAATGCTATACCTAGGAACAAGAAGTTTCGATATGAAACCAGCAAAGATTATCGAGATTAAAGAGGTAGGAGACGGAGAACGAGTATGTGTAGATACCGCATCAATGCTTCACAAAGGGGAAGGCATGTTAATTGGGAGTAGATCAAACTTTTTGTTTCTTGTACACAACGAATCAGTAGGTTCATCATTTACATCTCCTAGACCATTCAGAGTTAATGCCGGCGCAGTTCATTGTTACACATTATCACCTGACGGTACAACAAACTATCTTTCAGAAGTTGAAACAGGTTCTGAAGTCTTAATTCTAAATTCTAAAGGAAAGGCAAGAAGAGCAACTGTGGGAAGATCAAAAATAGAAAGAAGGCCAATGTTGATGATAAAAGCTTCTGCAGGAGGAGAAATCGGAGGAATAATAGCTCAAGATGCTGAAACAATTAGATTTGTAAAACCAAATGGACAACTAGTCTCAGTAACACATCTCAAGAAAGGAGACACAGTTATGGTTCATTCAAAGCCTGCAACTGGCAGACATTTTGGAATGGAAGTTTCTGATGAATACATTTTAGAAAAATGAAGTACAAAACTTGTGTATCAATTGCTGAAAAAACACCAAATAAAATTAAACAGACATTAAAAATTGCATTAAAGAAATCAGATTTTGTTGAAGTGAGATTTGATTTTTTAAAAATTGAACAAATTCCAGAATCATTGGAATTAATCAAAAAAGATCTAAATAGAATTGTCTGCACACTAAGACCTAAAACAGAAGGGGGTAAATTTTCTGGAAATGAAAAAGAAAGAATTGCAATTCTCAAGCTTATTGCAGAATATAATCCATTTTTGTTAGATGTGGAATTTAACACACTAAAGAAAAATTCAGCATTAACAAAATATCTCAAATCAACAAAAACAAAACTACTTGTTTCATGGCATGACTTTAAAAAAACTCCAACGTCTGCAGAATTAAAAAAGAAGATTGCTCAAATGTCCAAGTTTTCAAACAATGTCAAAATTGTCAGTACAGCAAATTCAACAGATGACGCAACTAGAATGCTAGAGTTGTATAGTAAAAAAGGGAAAAATAATTTGATATCATTTGCAATGGGAGATATGGGAAGAATATCAAGGATTTTGTGCCTATATTTGGGCAGCCCATACACGTACGTCTCTTTGGGAAAAGCAGTAGCACCAGGTCAATTCAGTGTTGATGAAGTAAAAAAAATTACAAATCTAAAATAATTGTCATTTGAGAGTTTAAATCAATCATACAAGTGAGAAAAATAAGATGGGAAAATCATTTGCAGTAATAGGAGATCCAATTGATCATTCATTATCTCCAAATATTCATAGCGCAGCATTTAGGGAATTAAATTTAGATGCTTCATACATTGCATATAGAATTCCAGTTGGGGAATTAGAAGAAGGTGTGGAGGGACTCAAAAAAATAAAAATTGACGGATTCAACATCACCATTCCCCACAAAGTAGAGATGATGAAGTATTTGAATAAAATGGATGAATCTTGTAGTTTGATTGGTGCAGTAAATACTGTTACAAACAAAGATGGGATTCTAAAAGGATACAATACAGACATGGATGGTTTTCTAGAGCCATTTAAGAAGAAGAAATTAATCATAGAAAACAAAAAAGTTCTTCTTCTTGGTGCAGGGGGGGCAGCAAGAGCAATAGTTGCAGGATTTGCTAAAGAAAAAGCAAAATCCATAACAATTGCAAACAGGACTTTGCAAAATGCAATGAATCTCTCAGAATTTGCAAAAAAGATTGGGCTTGATGCAAATGCCATGAAAATTGAGGATGTAAAAGAATCTTCTAAAGATTATGACATAATAGTAAATGCAACTTCTGTAGGACTAAAAAATGAGCCAAGTGTTATTTCTTTAGAAGGCATCAATGAAAAAACAATAGTTTATGATATTGTTTACATGCCAATGAATACAGATTTTATAAAAAAAGCAAAAGCAAAAAATGCAGTAATAATTTTTGGTTATGAAATGCTACTAGGGCAAGCAGTAAGAGCCTTTGAGATATGGCATGGAATGGAAGCACCTTATAATGCCATGAAAAAAGCATTGTTAGGAGGATTTTGATGGCAAAAGCAAAGGCTACAGTCCATGGAGCAATATCACTAGTAAATGCAATTGCAAATCAAAAAGGCGCAACTCTAGGCATAGATTTAACAGTTGAGGCAACAATAGAGACGAGTCCAGGCAAAGGAATCACCATAGAGTCAGATAATAAAACTCTCAGCTCCCGATTAATCAACAAAACAATTGAGAAGATTATCTCAAAGAAAGATTTGGAGCAAAATAAAATTCTAGTTAAGTTGGATTCAGAAATTCCAACTGGGTACGGATTAAAGAGTTCAAGTGCAATTTCATCTGCAGTTGCACTTGCATGTGCAAAGATATTCAAACCTAAATTCACGGATCAGCAGATTTTGCTTGCAGGAGTTGATGCATCAATTGAATCCAAAGTGAGCATCACTGGAGCATATGATGATGCGTGTTCATGTTACTATGGAGGGTTTAATGTAACTGATAATGCAAAGAAAAGAAGAATACATTTTGAAAAAGGGCCGACCAATTTGATAGCAGTGATATTTATTCCAAAAAATAGAAAACGCGGGAATTTGAAGAATCTCAAAGTGCTATCAACTGTATTTGAAAATGCTTGGGAATTAGCAAAAAAAGCAAACTACTGGGAAGCAATGATAATTAATGGTTTAGCTACTGCTTCAATTCTTAATTCAGATCCTAAAATCATTACAAGTTTAATTGAAAAAGGAGCAATTGCAGCTTCAGTTTCTGGAAATGGTCCTGCAATTGCAGCAATTGTAAAAAAAGATAACGAGTCAAATATTAAAAAAATATTCTCTCCTCTTGAAGGAAGAGTAATTGTCTCTAAGGTGAATAATAAAAAGGCTGAAGTTCATGAAGTGTAAAGTTGAAAAGTCAAAGATTTCAGGGCAAATAATTTGCCCTGCAAACAAGAGCTATACTCATAGGGCCATATTTCTGGCATCACTTGCTGGAAAAAATAGTGAAGTTAAAAATTTCTTACACTCTGCAGACACAACTGCAACAATAGAAGCTTGTAAAAAATTTGGTGCAGAAATGATAATTGAGAATTCATCAATAATTGTAAAAAATCCCATAAAATTTGACAAAATCGTACCTGAAATCAATACCGAAAATTCAGGAACAACCATTAGAATTGCATCAGGGATTGCCAGTTTATTTTCTGAAGAGATAACATTAACGGGAGATTCCAGTTTACAAAAAAGACCAATGCAACCGTTACTTGATGCATTATCAAGTATTGGTGCACAATGCAATTCAACTGATGGGAAACCACCAATCAAAATCAAAGGAAGGATTTCTGGAGGAGATGTCAAAATTCCAGGAAATTTTTCTAGTCAATTTATTTCAGCGTTGTTGATTAGTGCGCCACTTACAGAAAAAGGAATTAATCTTACAATTGAGGGGAACTTGGTATCAAAACCATATCTTGATGCAACAATAGCTACAATGAGAAAGTTTGGAGTGTCAGTTCAGACATTAATTCCATACAAAAGATATAACATCACACCACAAAGATACAAAGAGGCAACATTTACTGTTCCAATTGATTTTTCTAGTCTCGCATTACTTCTCTCATCAACTGTTCTTAATGGTGATGAAATTACAATTAAGGGCAACATAGGAAATTTACCACATGGTGATGAAGTTTTCATAGATATCCTAGAACAATTAGGAGTTACTGTTATGATCAATGAGGAAGAAATCAAAATCAAATCACCTGAAAAACTAACTGGTGGAAAATTTGATTTGAGTAATTCACCGGATCTTTTACCACCCCTTGCAATTTTAGCTTTAAAATCATCATCACCAATTGAAATAGTAAATGTAAAACATGCAAGACTAAAAGAAACAGACAGGATTGCAATAATTGCAAGAGAACTTGTTAAATTAGGAATCAATATTCAAGAAAAAGAAGACGGCTTAATCTTAGAGTCTTCAGAAAATTTGAAAGGAGCTGAACTTAATTCCGAAAATGATCATAGATTATTCATGTCTTTTTGTATTGCTGGAATGTACATAGGAGATTGCACAGTATCAGATCCAGAATCAGTAAATGTTTCATTTCCAAATTTCATAGAAGAGATGAATCGTATTGGCGGAAAAATTCAAGTGGACTGAAAAAAATTATTTAAAAAAATCAAGTAAAAGGGGTAAAAGGCGCGACCCTGTATAGGGTGAAAAGCATTCTCCTCACCCACAACGCTTTTGCGTAGATAACATGTCTTTTTCGCAGGGCCGCGCAAATTATGGTTTAGAATTTACACGTTTTTCCATATAATGTGTATGTAATTATTATATTTAAGATTATATTATAATTATTTCAATAAAAATATAATAATTATGTAATTTTTTAGTAGGCACACTAGATCCTCAAAAAGAAACGAAATATGAATTTATGAAAAAATCAAAGGAATTTACTTTTCAAAATTAGACTGAATCTTCTGAGTCAGGATTCTTTGGAAGAGTTATGGTAAATATTGTTGGTGGAGAAGTTACAGAAATGATACCATTGTGACCTCTGACAATAGAGGCGACACTCGCCAAGCCAAGTCCTGTTCCTTGTTGTTTTGTGGTGAATAGTGGTTCAAAGATATGTTCTTTCATATCACTAGGAATTCCTTTTCCAGAATCTTGAATAGAAATCATAATTTCATTTGCATGTTCTTCACAGTTTATTTTTATCTCACCTTTTCCATCAATGGCTTGAATTCCATTAATAATTAGATTAGTAAGAGCCACTGCAAGACGTTTTTTATCACAATAAAATTCAAAGTCATTTTTTGAAATATCAAAATAGATGTTATTTGGAAGATTGATTGAATCTAATGCATCAGCAATAATTACAGAAATTTGTGTTTTTCAATTTGCATAGGTTCATTTCTAATGAAACCTAAAACATCTTCAATTTGATGAGATATCCTACTTATTGCACGTTCTACTCTATCAAAATGTTTTTGATCGATTTTTGTGTCTTTAGACATTAATTTTAGATTTTCAAGAGATACTTGAATGATTGATAGAGGGTTTCGTATATCATGCGCCAATCTTGCAGATAGTTCACCTATAGTAACAAGTTTTTCTTGTTTTAGTATTTTCTCCTGAAGTTTTATTCGTGGTGTAATGTCAGTTCGGATTTCAATATAATGATGTATTGTATTTCCATCATAAATAACAGGAGTGATCACGGTTTTACCCCAATGAAAAGTTCCATCTTTTGATTTATTTTTTATTTCACCACTCCAAGTCTTTCCGGATTTGAGAGTATCCCACATATCTTCATAGAATGAAAAAGTATGATATCCTGATTGGACAATTTTGTGGGTCTTACCAACCAATTCATCTCTAGAATATTGTGAAATTTGACAATATTGCTCGTTAACATAAGTAATTACACCATTAGGATCTGTGATTGTTACACTTGCAGAGTTATCCAATGCCTTTCTGAAATTTTCAAGTTCTTGTACGGAGGATTTTACAGTATTACCCATTTCAATGATTTTATTTCTTAGAGCATCAAACTCATTTTTAGAATGAGTGGAAACGATATCGTATTGCTTATCGGAAATTTGAGAAGTTAATTGTTTCAAAGACTCTACTTGTTTAGAAATATCAAATGAGATTATTATAACAATGATTATAGATACTAATCCTAAAAGAATATTTAAGATCAAATTAGAATTTGTTATTTGAGCAGAGATGTTATTAATAGAATTTTGCTCTAGTTCTATTCCAGTATTTTCCATAGAATAATTTTGTTCTAATATATTTTGAAAGTCATCATAAATTACATCCAAATCTTGAATTAATAATATTACAGTCTCACTATCTCCAGAGTCCACATTACTAATAATAGAATCAGACGTTAAGACAAACTCAGCAAAGATATTTTCATAGTGATCAACATAATTATTCATCATATTTTTCATCCTATCATCAGCTAAATCATCACCCAAGGAATTTTTTGCAAACGACAAATTTTCATATTCACGGACATGATTAAGAAAAGTAGTTTGTGATTCCAAATAGGCATTTTTTGTTTTCTCATTAGGAAAAATAATGTAATAATGTACATAATGGTTAGCAGTAATGAAAGACTTTTCAATATCTCCCAGAAGCGTTAATGCAGGAATACTCATAGAATTGTGGTATTCAGCAACAGAGTTAATCTCAGAAGATAAATAACTATTGTAAGACTGACCTGCAACAAAAATTCCAATTATCAGTATTAGTCCTAGAGCTAATTTTGTGCGAATCTTCAATTTACAGTTATTTGAAATGGATTAACTGTCATTGTTAAACATTTTTTTGAGTTGTTAAAAAAATCAATTAGTAACAAATAATGAATATGCGTTCACTGTTTTGAAAAAATTCAAAATCCAATCACATACACCTACAAGCATTATTTTGGCAGTCAAATAAAATGAGAAAACATCAAAAAAGTACGGTTTTTCATGCCTAATATCATACTTAAAATCAACAATTTGTTTTGGATTACCGTTATAAGCATCATTTAACTTTAGTAGATTATTGCCGGGAAGTTCAATTGGTCAGCGTCTAATTTTAACAAGTTTTGGTGAAAGCCATGGAAAAGCTATCGGTGCAGTGTTAGATGGGTGTCCTGCAGGTCTAGAAATCGAGGAAAAAGAAATCCAGAAGATGCTAGACTTGAGAAAGCCTGGACAAAATATGATATCAACACAAAGAAAGGAAGGAGATATTGTAGAAATTGTTTCAGGAGTGTTTAGAGGATTTACAACAGGCGCCCCAATTACCATGTTAATTTGGAACAGTGATCAAAAATCAAAAGATTATGAAAATTTAAAGACAAAACTAAGACCGGGCCATTCAGATTATCCGGCCATGATAAAATATAATCACTTTAATGATCATAGAGGCGGAGGTAGATTTTCTGGAAGACTTACTGCAACACACGTAATGGGTGGAGCAATTGCAAGAAAATTACTTAAAGTTACACTAGGAATTGAAACAAATTCGTTTACATCGCAAATTGGAAAAATAAAGATGGAGAAAAATTTCAATGAAAAAATGGTTCCATCAATTTATAAAAATGAAGTTAGATGTCCAGAAAATAAAACTGCAAAGATGATGAGGGAAAATATTCTAAATGCACGTAAAAAAGGTGATTCACTTGGAGGCATTATTGAATCTGTTACGACAAATGTTCCAGTAGGACTAGGCGAACCAATCTTTAGTTCATTAGAATCAGATTTGAGTAAAGCTATTTTTTCAATTCCTTCAGTTAAAGGAATTGAATTTGGTTCAGGGTTTAGAGGTTCAGAGATTCATGGCTCGGAAAATAATGACCTGTATATAATGAAAAGAG
It contains:
- the mqnC gene encoding cyclic dehypoxanthinyl futalosine synthase encodes the protein MSQTTEQIQKSDIKDILENSLNGQRPGPEDCLRLLESDDVHLMGLAAGHLTRKQFGKKASFVNNIILNYTNVCITDCKFCAFYRSPGADDSYTLTLDEIETRVKTSYDMFKIRQVLIQGGHNPNLKIEYYEDAFRMIREKFPTVGVHGLSTSEIDMIARVEKSSTKEILSRLKDAGLQSIPGAGAEILTDSVKEIISPKKISSDDWIRIMDEAHSLGIPASATMMYGHVEKKSDVVEHFYKIVKLQEKTNGFMAFIPWNFEPNNTLMHEEGLVEYGTGGIQLLKMIAISRLVFDGLIPHIQSSWLTNGVGMAQLALQYGADDFGGTLIGEEVVSCTGARSTELTDKIIMDAIHQIGYEVEERDNFYNPVTL
- a CDS encoding 2-amino-3,7-dideoxy-D-threo-hept-6-ulosonate synthase — its product is MVSGNQIRLNRILRKGRMLCIPMDHGISNGPIEGLEDPVSTIYKCEGHGLTSVIINKGILKALPKPTKVGVLVHFSSSTSLSLSPNRKMLTGTVKEAVAMGADGVSLHINIGGKEEPEMLEQLGMTADQCHKWGMPLLAMMYPRGENIKDPHEPEIVGHVARIGAECGADIVKTLYTGDIDSFAKIVKSTPVPIVIAGGPKAKTDLDILQMTEDAMTAGAKGVTYGRNIFAHKTPEKIVEALADIIFRKVTAKEAMKKIE
- a CDS encoding 3-dehydroquinate synthase II, yielding MSKNRELIISPKVSQTQLAKFLPQLESEGIKMLYIDPKKLGKKKTKIKTVYPSNASNFVVLEKEGMVKPKGKKVGMKFQVLSNSDIDHILTVAKKGLDFVIVEVKDWKIIPLENIIAKLHKIHTQIFAIAKTPEEVRKMFSILEVGVDGVIFNTDSINEVREAMLYLGTRSFDMKPAKIIEIKEVGDGERVCVDTASMLHKGEGMLIGSRSNFLFLVHNESVGSSFTSPRPFRVNAGAVHCYTLSPDGTTNYLSEVETGSEVLILNSKGKARRATVGRSKIERRPMLMIKASAGGEIGGIIAQDAETIRFVKPNGQLVSVTHLKKGDTVMVHSKPATGRHFGMEVSDEYILEK
- the aroD gene encoding type I 3-dehydroquinate dehydratase; this translates as MKYKTCVSIAEKTPNKIKQTLKIALKKSDFVEVRFDFLKIEQIPESLELIKKDLNRIVCTLRPKTEGGKFSGNEKERIAILKLIAEYNPFLLDVEFNTLKKNSALTKYLKSTKTKLLVSWHDFKKTPTSAELKKKIAQMSKFSNNVKIVSTANSTDDATRMLELYSKKGKNNLISFAMGDMGRISRILCLYLGSPYTYVSLGKAVAPGQFSVDEVKKITNLK
- the aroE gene encoding shikimate dehydrogenase, translated to MGKSFAVIGDPIDHSLSPNIHSAAFRELNLDASYIAYRIPVGELEEGVEGLKKIKIDGFNITIPHKVEMMKYLNKMDESCSLIGAVNTVTNKDGILKGYNTDMDGFLEPFKKKKLIIENKKVLLLGAGGAARAIVAGFAKEKAKSITIANRTLQNAMNLSEFAKKIGLDANAMKIEDVKESSKDYDIIVNATSVGLKNEPSVISLEGINEKTIVYDIVYMPMNTDFIKKAKAKNAVIIFGYEMLLGQAVRAFEIWHGMEAPYNAMKKALLGGF
- a CDS encoding shikimate kinase, with the protein product MAKAKATVHGAISLVNAIANQKGATLGIDLTVEATIETSPGKGITIESDNKTLSSRLINKTIEKIISKKDLEQNKILVKLDSEIPTGYGLKSSSAISSAVALACAKIFKPKFTDQQILLAGVDASIESKVSITGAYDDACSCYYGGFNVTDNAKKRRIHFEKGPTNLIAVIFIPKNRKRGNLKNLKVLSTVFENAWELAKKANYWEAMIINGLATASILNSDPKIITSLIEKGAIAASVSGNGPAIAAIVKKDNESNIKKIFSPLEGRVIVSKVNNKKAEVHEV
- the aroA gene encoding 3-phosphoshikimate 1-carboxyvinyltransferase is translated as MKCKVEKSKISGQIICPANKSYTHRAIFLASLAGKNSEVKNFLHSADTTATIEACKKFGAEMIIENSSIIVKNPIKFDKIVPEINTENSGTTIRIASGIASLFSEEITLTGDSSLQKRPMQPLLDALSSIGAQCNSTDGKPPIKIKGRISGGDVKIPGNFSSQFISALLISAPLTEKGINLTIEGNLVSKPYLDATIATMRKFGVSVQTLIPYKRYNITPQRYKEATFTVPIDFSSLALLLSSTVLNGDEITIKGNIGNLPHGDEVFIDILEQLGVTVMINEEEIKIKSPEKLTGGKFDLSNSPDLLPPLAILALKSSSPIEIVNVKHARLKETDRIAIIARELVKLGINIQEKEDGLILESSENLKGAELNSENDHRLFMSFCIAGMYIGDCTVSDPESVNVSFPNFIEEMNRIGGKIQVD
- a CDS encoding ATP-binding protein; translated protein: MALTNLIINGIQAIDGKGEIKINCEEHANEIMISIQDSGKGIPSDMKEHIFEPLFTTKQQGTGLGLASVASIVRGHNGIISVTSPPTIFTITLPKNPDSEDSV
- a CDS encoding PAS domain S-box protein, whose translation is MKIRTKLALGLILIIGIFVAGQSYNSYLSSEINSVAEYHNSMSIPALTLLGDIEKSFITANHYVHYYIIFPNEKTKNAYLESQTTFLNHVREYENLSFAKNSLGDDLADDRMKNMMNNYVDHYENIFAEFVLTSDSIISNVDSGDSETVILLIQDLDVIYDDFQNILEQNYSMENTGIELEQNSINNISAQITNSNLILNILLGLVSIIIVIIISFDISKQVESLKQLTSQISDKQYDIVSTHSKNEFDALRNKIIEMGNTVKSSVQELENFRKALDNSASVTITDPNGVITYVNEQYCQISQYSRDELVGKTHKIVQSGYHTFSFYEDMWDTLKSGKTWSGEIKNKSKDGTFHWGKTVITPVIYDGNTIHHYIEIRTDITPRIKLQEKILKQEKLVTIGELSARLAHDIRNPLSIIQVSLENLKLMSKDTKIDQKHFDRVERAISRISHQIEDVLGFIRNEPMQIEKHKFL
- the aroC gene encoding chorismate synthase; this translates as MPGSSIGQRLILTSFGESHGKAIGAVLDGCPAGLEIEEKEIQKMLDLRKPGQNMISTQRKEGDIVEIVSGVFRGFTTGAPITMLIWNSDQKSKDYENLKTKLRPGHSDYPAMIKYNHFNDHRGGGRFSGRLTATHVMGGAIARKLLKVTLGIETNSFTSQIGKIKMEKNFNEKMVPSIYKNEVRCPENKTAKMMRENILNARKKGDSLGGIIESVTTNVPVGLGEPIFSSLESDLSKAIFSIPSVKGIEFGSGFRGSEIHGSENNDLYIMKRGKIITKTNNSGGILGGISNGMPITMRIAFKPASSIAQKQNTVDIKTKKEAILQVKGRHDPCVVPRAPPVVDSLVALTIADHALLAGAIKPVL